One part of the Lotus japonicus ecotype B-129 chromosome 2, LjGifu_v1.2 genome encodes these proteins:
- the LOC130736674 gene encoding uncharacterized protein LOC130736674, with amino-acid sequence MRILAWNCRGLGNSEAVGALRKLIHSEVPDVVFLSETRRYTTEMLRHRGMGGLQNIFPVHCEGHGKTRAGGLCLMWGSEVEDNPGVSMQVLAIYGFPDLQNKFRTWELLGGDPPDLGQLQVATQACADCGIHLVESSGYSFTWSNKRAHPATVEERSEFTRNRVKMFRFEEIWLESGEECTEIVTECWNDQDVHFLEKVGKLGQNLEAWGKAKYGDIPKRIAETKKQLQRLQREVQTIQVVSASKESEKELEELLKIEEIAWAQRSRATWLKSGDKNTRFFHTKATQRRKRNLIEEIEDANGVKFQRDVDIARVLKNYFEDIFSSSNPSGEEELASLVADRVTEAHRSILSVPFTRDEVEEALFQMHPTKAPGVDGFPALFYQKFWPIVGDDVSTFCLQVLNGDSLPGMVNQTLLVLIPKVKKAVLANQFRPISLCNVVFKIITKTIANRMKLFLSDLISETQSAFVPGRLITDNALIAYECFHYMKKKFSGKNGMMALKLDMSKAYDRVEWSFLKQVLLKMGFPINWVNLIMSCVNSVTFSIMVNGNPQPTFAPHRGLRQGDPLSPYLFILCGEVFSALIQKSILTSSLHGIKISRSAPVISHLLFADDSILFAKASVQEAECVLHILATYERASGQKINLDKSMLSVSRNVPENSFHELKQLLGVKAVESYDKYLGLPTIIGKSKSQIFRFVKERVWKKLKGWKEGTLSRAGREVLIKAVAQAIPSYVMSCFILPDGLCKEIEGMISRFFWGGDASKRSLHWLRWDKLCQPKFDGGLGFRDFKSFNLALVAKNWWRIQNNPNSLMGRVFKSVYFPSGSLSGARKGYRPSYAWSSILKTSDFISKGSAWRIGNGTTVRIWHDNWLPNGSPINYREDVVQELGLERVVDLLLPDGRGWNKELIEWTFCPATALRILAVPLPFQPQDDHMYWAGSGDGKYCVKSGYEFLRGKVSQQLSEASSTIRFSAEFWKELWKSSCLPRCKELVWRACNGALPVRGALRKRGLDVDPSCMRCGEEDESIEHVFLRCPVARACWFASDLGLRINGALPFHEFIAEVLLLHDDHVTSFSQELIYSLWKSRNKLLFEGTTDAWDSILDRARALRAPPAMGTAPAAMRSRRTASWVRPAPGLIKVNTDAALGRDKLASFGMVARNKDGLIMAAASFYPVVALSATIAEALSLRWAMTLATQLGFRRVQFEVDSLQLHQAWRRREGDSYLAMIIQDCFKLCGFFDHVDLSFTRREGNVCAHFMAKHAYSLDDVVWVEEGPPGLLPLLHDDLLASMPTF; translated from the exons atgaggATCTTAGCATGGAACTGCCGCGGGCTTGGGAACTCGGAGGCAGTGGGGGCTTTGCGCAAGCTCATCCATTCTGAAGTTCCTGATGTGGTTTTTCTTTCAGAGACTAGACGGTATACTACTGAAATGCTTCGTCACCGCGGTATGGGTGGCTTACAAAATATTTTTCCTGTCCATTGTGAGGGTCATGGAAAGACGAGAGCGGGTGGTCTTTGCCTAATGTGGGGCTCAGAGGTTGAG GACAACCCGGGTGTTTCTATGCAGGTCCTTGCCATTTATGGCTTTCCTGATTTGCAGAATAAATTTCGCACGTGGGAATTG CTTGGGGGTGATCCGCCTGACTTAGGTCAGTTGCAAGTGGCAACCCAAGCTTGTGCAGATTGTGGGATCCACTTGGTGGAATCTTCCGGTTACTCTTTCACTTGGTCTAATAAGAGGGCCCACCCGGCGACGGTGGAAGAACG GTCTGAGTTTACCAGGAATCGTGTTAAAATGTTTCGTTTTGAGGAAATTTGGTTAGAAAGTGGAGAGGAGTGCACTGAAATTGTAACAGAATGCTGGAATGATCAAGATGTTCATTTCCTAGAGAAGGTGGGAAAGTTGGGCCAGAATTTGGAGGCATGGGGTAAAGCCAAGTATGGTGATATTCCGAAAAGAATTGCTGAAACAAAAAAGCAACTTCAGAGGCTTCAGAGAGAGGTGCAAACAATACAGGTGGTCTCAGCGTCCAAAGAGTCCGAAAAAGAATTAGAGGAGCTTCTGAAAATTGAGGAGATAGCCTGGGCACAACGTTCTAGAGCTACTTGGCTGAAGAGTGGTGATAAAAATACGAGGTTCTTCCACACAAAGGCAACCCAGAGGCGGAAGAGAAACTTGATTGAGGAAATTGAGGATGCTAATGGAGTTAAATTCCAGCGAGATGTGGACATAGCAAGAGTTCTGAAAAACTATTTTGAGGATATTTTTAGCTCTTCTAACCCTTCAGGGGAGGAAGAGCTGGCATCCCTGGTGGCTGACCGTGTTACCGAGGCTCATAGATCTATCTTGTCGGTCCCCTTTACCAGAGACGAGGTGGAAGAGGCACTCTTTCAAATGCACCCTACCAAAGCTCCGGGTGTGGATGGCTTTCCAGCGCTTTTCTACCAAAAATTCTGGCCTATTGTGGGTGATGATGTCTCAACCTTTTGCTTGCAAGTGCTGAATGGTGACTCATTGCCAGGTATGGTCAACCAAACTTTGCTTGTTCTTATCCCTAAGGTTAAGAAAGCTGTGTTAGCAAATCAATTTAGACCTATTAGCTTATGCAATGTGGTGTTTAAAATTATAACTAAAACAATTGCTAATAGGATGAAACTGTTTCTGTCTGATTTAATTAGTGAGACCCAAAGTGCTTTCGTACCGGGTCGCCTGATAACAGATAACGCCTTAATTGCATATGAGTGCTTTCACTATATGAAAAAAAAGTTTTCGGGTAAAAATGGTATGATGGCacttaaacttgacatgtcaaAGGCTTATGATAGAGTCGAATGGTCTTTTTTGAAACAGGTTCTCTTGAAAATGGGCTTCCCAATTAATTgggtaaatttaattatgagcTGTGTTAATTCTGTTACTTTTTCTATTATGGTGAATGGAAATCCTCAACCGACTTTCGCACCCCATCGGGGTTTGCGACAAGGAGACCCTCTGTCTCCTTACTTGTTCATCCTTTGTGGTGAAGTTTTCTCAGCTTTGATTCAGAAATCAATCCTTACTTCTTCCTTACATGGAATTAAAATTAGTCGTTCTGCACCAGTGATCTCACATCTTTTATTTGCAGATGACAGTATTCTATTTGCCAAAGCCTCGGTCCAGGAAGCAGAATGTGTCTTGCACATCCTGGCGACCTATGAACGGGCTTCTGGACAGAAAATCAACTTAGACAAGTCAATGCTCTCAGTTAGCCGCAATGTGCCAGAGAATAGTTTTCATGAGCTGAAACAGCTTTTGGGTGTAAAGGCAGTGGAGAGCTATGACAAGTACTTAGGTCTTCCAACTATTATTGGAAAATCTAAGTCGCAGATTTTCAGGTTTGTGAAGGAAAGAgtttggaaaaaattaaaaggCTGGAAAGAGGGTACTTTATCTCGTGCTGGGAGAGAAGTATTGATTAAGGCGGTGGCTCAAGCAATCCCCTCTTATGTAATGTCATGTTTTATTTTACCAGACGGCCTTTGTAAGGAGATTGAGGGGATGATTTCCAGGTTCTTTTGGGGTGGTGATGCCTCCAAGCGGAGTCTTCATTGGCTAAGGTGGGATAAACTTTGTCAGCCCAAATTTGATGGGGGTCTTGGTTTTCGTGATTTTAAGTCCTTCAACTTGGCCCTAGTAGCTAAGAACTGGTGGCGAATCCAAAATAACCCAAATTCTCTCATGGGAAGGGTTTTCAAAAGCGTCTATTTCCCAAGTGGATCCTTGTCTGGTGCTAGGAAAGGTTACCGTCCAAGCTACGCTTGGTCTAGTATTCTTAAGACAAGTGATTTTATTTCCAAGGGTAGCGCATGGCGTATTGGCAATGGCACCACGGTTCGAATTTGGCATGATAATTGGTTACCAAATGGTTCCCCTATTAACTACCGGGAAGATGTGGTTCAAGAGCTTGGCCTTGAGCGGGTTGTGGACCTTCTCTTGCCGGATGGACGAGGTTGGAACAAAGAGCTTATTGAATGGACATTTTGTCCAGCTACAGCACTGCGTATTTTAGCTGTACCTTTACCTTTCCAACCTCAGGACGATCATATGTATTGGGCTGGTTCGGGAGATGGGAAATATTGTGTGAAATCTGGTTATGAGTTCCTGCGAGGCAAGGTATCTCAACAGCTCTCCGAGGCATCCTCCACTATTCGGTTTAGCGCTGAGTTTTGGAAGGAGCTTTGGAAGAGCTCGTGCTTGCCAAGGTGCAAGGAGCTGGTTTGGAGGGCTTGCAATGGGGCTTTGCCGGTCCGTGGCGCGCTGCGGAAGCGGGGTTTAGATGTTGATCCATCGTGTATGCGGTGTGGGGAAGAGGATGAATCTATTGAGCATGTTTTCCTTCGTTGCCCAGTGGCCAGAGCTTGCTGGTTTGCATCTGATTTGGGACTGAGAATTAATGGTGCTCTTCCCTTCCATGAATTCATAGCTGAGGTGCTTCTGTTACATGATGATCATGTCACTTCTTTCTCACAAGAACTGATTTATTCCCTGTGGAAATCAAGGAACAAGCTGCTATTCGAGGGCACGACGGACGCTTGGGACTCAATCTTGGATCGTGCCCGTGCTCTTCGTGCGCCTCCAGCCATGGGAACAGCTCCAGCAGCCATGCGTTCTCGCCGGACAGCTTCATGGGTACGACCTGCACCTGGGCTCATCAAGGTGAACACAGATGCAGCGCTTGGAAGGGACAAACTCGCAAGTTTTGGTATGGTCGCGAGGAACAAAGATGGCCTCATCATGGCCGCAGCTTCTTTTTATCCAGTCGTGGCACTGTCAGCTACAATTGCAGAGGCTTTGTCATTGAGATGGGCGATGACTTTGGCAACACAACTTGGCTTTAGGCGCGTCCAGTTCGAGGTGGATTCCTTGCAACTTCACCAAGCATGGCGACGACGTGAGGGTGATTCTTATTTGGCTATGATTATTCAGGATTGTTTTAAACTGTGCGGTTTCTTTGATCATGTTGATCTTTCTTTTACTCGTAGGGAGGGTAATGTTTGTGCCCATTTCATGGCCAAGCATGCATATTCTCTTGATGATGTTGTTTGGGTAGAAGAGGGGCCTCCGGGTCTTCTTCCTCTACTTCACGATGACTTATTGGCTTCTATGCCCACTTTTTAA